Part of the Alphaproteobacteria bacterium genome, GCTTGCTTTTGCGAGCTTCTCACGCTTTTATCTGGTTTCGTGGCTTGGGGAAAGAATTGTAGCAGATCTCCGGCAGCGGCTCTTTAAACATTTGCTCAGCTTGCATATTTCATTTTATGAAACAACAAAAATTGGGGATATCCTCTCGCGCCTAACAGCAGATACAACAGTTTTGCAAATGGTGATCGGGTCGACCATGTCTTTTGCATTGAGAAATCTTTTGCTTTTGATTGGTGGTACAACGCTTCTTTTCCTTGCAAGCGCGAAATTAACAGGGCTTGTCTTTTTGTTGATTCCAGCAGTTGTCATTCCGATCATTTTCCTGGGTAAAAAAGTCAAACGTTTGTCTAAAATCAATCAAGAAAAAATTGCGGTTTTTCAGTCGTTTGGCGAAGAAACACTCTCTTATATCAAAACAGTGCAAGCCTATACCCATGAAGATCGAGATGCTCATGATTTCTCGGGTGCTGTCAATAATGCTTTTGAGGCATCGCGTCAGCATATTCTTACCAGAGCCTTGCTCACAGCCATTGTGATTACCCTCATTTTTGGATCCATCGGTGTGATTCTGTGGATTGGTGGTAAGGATGTTTTGGCGGGTAAAATGACAGCGGGTGAGCTTTCTTCCTTTATTTTCTACGCTGTGCTTGTGGCGGCCTCTTTTGGTGCTTTGTCTGAGGTTTTTGGTGATTTTCAAAGGGCGGCAGGGGCAACAGAAAGGCTTTTTGATTTGCTCGATGTAGAGCCAGAGATTAAAGCACCTTTAGAGCAAGGTATTGTTTTACAAGACGGGAAGGGCCGAATTGCATTTGAAAATGTGACGTTCTCATATCCCTCACGCCCCAATCAGGTCGCTTTGGATGACTTTACATTGAAGATTGAGCCAGGTGAGCACGTGGCCGTTGTTGGGCCATCTGGTGCAGGTAAATCAACTATTTTTCAATTGATCCTTAGGTTCTATGATCCGCAATCAGGGCGGATTATCTTTGAAAACCGGGCAATCCAAGAGTTGGATCCTAAAGATTTAAGGAACCATATTGCAATCGTGCCTCAAGATCCCGTTATTTTTTCAACCACGGCTTATGAGAATATTGCTTATGGGCGAAAGGATGCAACAGAAGAAGAGGTAAAGGCTGCTGCAAAAGCCGCCCATGCTCATGGTTTCATCGAGGCTTTGCCTGGCGGATATGGCTGTTTTCTGGGAGAGAAGGGAACGCGCCTCTCTGGCGGTCAAAAGCAACGCATTGCGATTGCTCGGGCCATTCTAAAAAATCCTAAGATTTTGCTTTTGGATGAGGCTACAAGCGCTCTTGATACGGAGAATGAGAAAAATATTCAGGATGCTCTCACAAATTTCATGCAAGACAAGACAACAATTGTGATCGCACACAGGCTTTCCACGATTAAAAATGCGGATCGCATCATTGTGCTTGATGAGGGGCGCATTGTGGCAACAGGCAAGCATGAGGCGCTCATGCGCGAGAATGGCCTTTATGCAAAACTTGCAGCGATGCAATTTAGTTCATAGTGGATGACCGACGTGAGTGGTTTAGGATTAGTACGCCGTCACTTAGAGGGCTCCATCAGGAGCCCGCCTGTCA contains:
- a CDS encoding ATP-binding cassette domain-containing protein encodes the protein MTIEQPLQAAKVRTFTRLMPYVKPYMTKVILAFFSLCLASVTVLGFGQGLKYVVDQGFQRNDHNTLNMALLFMLVATLLLAFASFSRFYLVSWLGERIVADLRQRLFKHLLSLHISFYETTKIGDILSRLTADTTVLQMVIGSTMSFALRNLLLLIGGTTLLFLASAKLTGLVFLLIPAVVIPIIFLGKKVKRLSKINQEKIAVFQSFGEETLSYIKTVQAYTHEDRDAHDFSGAVNNAFEASRQHILTRALLTAIVITLIFGSIGVILWIGGKDVLAGKMTAGELSSFIFYAVLVAASFGALSEVFGDFQRAAGATERLFDLLDVEPEIKAPLEQGIVLQDGKGRIAFENVTFSYPSRPNQVALDDFTLKIEPGEHVAVVGPSGAGKSTIFQLILRFYDPQSGRIIFENRAIQELDPKDLRNHIAIVPQDPVIFSTTAYENIAYGRKDATEEEVKAAAKAAHAHGFIEALPGGYGCFLGEKGTRLSGGQKQRIAIARAILKNPKILLLDEATSALDTENEKNIQDALTNFMQDKTTIVIAHRLSTIKNADRIIVLDEGRIVATGKHEALMRENGLYAKLAAMQFSS